The Synergistaceae bacterium genomic interval GTAACATAACCGGGGTTGAAATAGCCCTTGCGTCCCGCACGCCCTGCCATCTGCAGGAACTCATTCTTGGAGAGAGGCCCGTCGATGAATTTAGCCATCTGACCAAAGACCACGGTTTCTGCCGGGAGGTTAACACCAAGCGACAATGCATCCGTCCCCACTACCACATCCAGTATCCTCTCGCGAAACGCCGTCTCCACCAGCAGTTTTTCCTTTGGAAGCAGGGAACCAAAATACATACCGACACCATGAAGCATTATATCGGGCACATAACCGACCTCCAGTATCCCGGCTATCTCCCTCAGCCTTGCCCTATGTTCCCTGCTTATCCTTGCGCGGGTGCGGGATATTTGAGACGCAAGCCATTCTGCGCCCTTCTTTGAGAAAACGAATACAAGCGCGTCATGTATCTTTGCAAAGCGTATCCCGCTCTTTTTAAAGACAAGGTCCGTCACGCGGGCATCCGTTTTGTAGAGGACAAACTCGCGCATTGCAGCCTCTTCAAGATAATCCCTTACAACATCAGGGTTGCCGAAAGTGGCAGACATTACAAGGATATCACTGTCAAAGGATGTGCTGCGCAGCCCGTCAATATAGGCCCTGGCTCTTTCCGGGTCGTTAAATATGTAGTGAAATTCGTCTATTATTACTTTCTGGTGCGGGATATGCGCATATTTCAACGTGTATATCTCTTGTGTACAGCATAGGACCGGAGCACCCGCGTTCTTTTTGAAGTCTCCTGTCTCTAATCCCACATCGAAACCCATTGATTTCAGGTCAAGATAACGTTCATTGGAAAGAGCTTTTATGGGGGCAGTAAAAATTACGCGTGCCGAGGGCATCTTCGTATTGCCGTCCATGTCCATCAGCCCCGCCCACACATAAGCCACCCATGTTTTACCGCTTCCTGTGGGGGAGGAAAGTATCGCGCTGCTTCCTCTGATCGCCTCTATTGCTTTGTTCTGCCAATCGTAAAACATATTTCGCTACAGTTTTATGCAGAGCACGGGCAAGGTCCTCTTAATCTGCCCTATATCCAGTGTTTCCATG includes:
- a CDS encoding DEAD/DEAH box helicase — protein: MFYDWQNKAIEAIRGSSAILSSPTGSGKTWVAYVWAGLMDMDGNTKMPSARVIFTAPIKALSNERYLDLKSMGFDVGLETGDFKKNAGAPVLCCTQEIYTLKYAHIPHQKVIIDEFHYIFNDPERARAYIDGLRSTSFDSDILVMSATFGNPDVVRDYLEEAAMREFVLYKTDARVTDLVFKKSGIRFAKIHDALVFVFSKKGAEWLASQISRTRARISREHRARLREIAGILEVGYVPDIMLHGVGMYFGSLLPKEKLLVETAFRERILDVVVGTDALSLGVNLPAETVVFGQMAKFIDGPLSKNEFLQMAGRAGRKGYFNPGYVTYIPRSKCEHHDYDTGLLYLEILDLPCEEARIELRPAVGRLLKKEITIETESKMLVEYSLPRLSYREVVRDVEDLLQNINRMLAQIKDQVLRKKVRRILADIWSDEMDAVPNIILARLFAEQGEPDAMDAADILRSTERNYLQALLKVKRFANRLPDGYKFSHMDQIDLTVNKIDASVFGFEDKIRQIKTTEDSWESSW